One Acidobacteriota bacterium genomic window, CGGCGAGCTGGAAGCGACCGCCATAAGCCGCTCATCATAAATGTTTAGCGCGAGCCCGGCAAAATCCGCGGCGGGAAAAAGCATGGGAATGGAGGCGGGCGGAAGCAACGGCGCCGCGCTTAGCGAGGCTGGTCTTGCTCGCCGGTGGGGGGCGCCTGCGGGCCGTTCGCCGCCGGTACGGTGGGATCGCCGGGCGCGTTCGCGTCGCCGGCATCGGCCGCTGAAGCGTCACGCACCTTCGAAAGGTCGTAGTCCTTATAGACGGTGATGTGGAAGACGCGCTGGCGGAATTCCTCGGCCACGTCGATGGAGCCACGGTTCTGCTGCTCGAGCAAGTATTCGCGGCACCACTTGAGCTGTGCTTTGCTCATGCCGCGCTTGCCCACGTCGATGCTGGCGCCGGTGAGGTGCGGGGAGGCGAGTTCGCCGTCAATGTCAGCGGCATTGCGGTTGCGGCGGCGCAACTTCTTCTGCACCGCCACGGTGCGCACCGCGGAGGTCACCGTGATGGGCTGGTGGAACTGATCGTAGAAATCGCGCGCGAAGTCTTCCACGAAAGTGCGGGTCCAAGGACGGCAGTAGCGCCGATCTTCCGGCAGGTTGCCGGCCACACCGACGGTGCGTCCGCTGGGCAGCTCGATGAGCGCACCGCTCTGCGTCAGTTCGGTGAGTTGGTCGTCATCCTGGATGCGCTCGAGCTCGTCGGTGCGCTCGTTCTGCCGCAGCAGCGATTCGCGCGACCCTTTTACCGGCGACCAGGGGATATGGAAGATGCGGCGCAGGCGCCAGTGCCGTCCGGTGGAACGCAGGTGGCGCGCGTGCCCCAGTTTGCGCTGCCTTTGCAGGTTGCGGTTGCCGGCGCGCAAGGGTGGGTTCTTCACCGCGGCGAGCAGTGGCAGGTCGGACAGGAACGCGAGCAACGCCAGCAATAGGATCGTTTTACGCATCGACTGGATACCGAGGCCTCGCCACCAGCAGCAACTCTGGCATAGACACTATCGCCGGAGAGCCTACTGTAGTTATCACTCAGTAAATGTTCTAAGGGGAGTGACTCGGCGGATTCTAGAGCACTGGGCGGGGAAAGCAATAGGGAAAAGGCCTGAGAAGAGGTTACGAGAGGGATACGACCAGTCGGTCTATACTGCGGATTCCGAGGGTACGGCGCCTAAGACAACGGGCTGCCTGAGGCACGTAAAACTGGGGCGTGACTCTGGGAGGTAACGCAATGACGCGAATGCTGCGAATGCCTGTGCTGCTGGTGCTGCTTGCCCTCAGCGCTGGCGCTACCACCGCATGCGCCGCGGAAGACTTTGCGCCGCTCGAAGCGTGGCGCAAGGCAGTGCTCGCCGGCGACGCCGCCGCGCTGGGGCGCATCTACCTCCCCGATCCGCGCGCCAGCTTCCAGTCGCCGCAAGGCAAGACCTCAGATCCAAAGGACGAGATCGCATTCTGGTCCGGGCTCAAGTCCAAGGGCCTGCGCTCGATCGCGCTCGAGATCGCCAAGGTGCAAGCGGTGGCCGGCGCGAAGGCGAAACAGGTGGTGTTCACGGCGATGCTGGTGATGCCCGGCCGCAAGCGTCTCTATGTGAACGAAGCACAA contains:
- a CDS encoding DUF5715 family protein, whose product is MRKTILLLALLAFLSDLPLLAAVKNPPLRAGNRNLQRQRKLGHARHLRSTGRHWRLRRIFHIPWSPVKGSRESLLRQNERTDELERIQDDDQLTELTQSGALIELPSGRTVGVAGNLPEDRRYCRPWTRTFVEDFARDFYDQFHQPITVTSAVRTVAVQKKLRRRNRNAADIDGELASPHLTGASIDVGKRGMSKAQLKWCREYLLEQQNRGSIDVAEEFRQRVFHITVYKDYDLSKVRDASAADAGDANAPGDPTVPAANGPQAPPTGEQDQPR